From Mustela erminea isolate mMusErm1 chromosome 1, mMusErm1.Pri, whole genome shotgun sequence, a single genomic window includes:
- the EIF2B5 gene encoding translation initiation factor eIF-2B subunit epsilon codes for MAATAPGAAANRANKRSGPGPGGGGGGGGGAKGTEEEPPPPLQAVLVADSFNRRFFPISKDQPRVLLPLANVALLDYTLEFLTATGVQETFVFCCWKAAQIKEHLLKSKWCRPTSFNVVRIITSELYRSLGDVLRDVDAKALVRSDFLLVYGDVVSNINITRALEEHRLRRKLEKNVSVMTMIFKESSPSHPTRCHEDNVVVAVDSATNRVLHFQKTQGLRRFSFPLSLFQGNGDGVEIRYDLLDCHISICSPQVAQLFTDNFDYQTRDDFVRGLLVNEEILGNQIHMHVTTREYGARVSNLHMYAAVCADVIRRWVYPLTPEANFTDNTTQSCTHSRHNIYRGPEVSLGHGSILEENVLLGPGTVIGSNCFITNSVIGPGCHIGDNVVLDQAYLWRGVQVAAGAQIHQSLLCDNAEVKEQVTLKPHCVLTSQVVVGPDITLPEGSVISLHPPDAEEDEDDGQFSDDSGANQEKEKVKLKGYNPAEVGAAGQGYLWKAADINVEEEEGLRQNLWGLKINVEEESETESEQSMDSEELDSRAGSPQLDDIKVFQNEVLGTLQRGKEENISCDNLVLEINSLKYAYNISLKEVMQVLSHVVLEFPLQQTDSLLDPNRYCSLLLPLLKSWSPVFRNYIKRAADHLEALAAIEDFFLEHEALSTSMAKVLMAFYQLEILAEEAILSWFSQKDMTDKGRQLRKNQQLQRFIQWLKEAEEESSEDD; via the exons ATGGCGGCTACTGCACCAGGTGCAGCGGCTAATCGGGCCAACAAGCGCAGCGGCCCTGGGCCGGgaggcggcggaggcggcggtgGGGGAGCCAAAGGGACGGAGGAGGAACCGCCGCCGCCCCTGCAAGCAGTTCTGGTGGCAGATAGCTTCAATCGCCGCTTCTTCCCCATCTCCAAGGACCAGCCTCGG GTACTCTTGCCCCTGGCCAATGTAGCACTACTTGACTACACTCTGGAATTTCTGACTGCCACAGGTGTACAGGAAACCTTTGTCTTTTGTTGCTGGAAGGCTGCTCAAATCAAGGAACATTTACT GAAATCCAAGTGGTGCCGCCCTACATCCTTCAATGTGGTTCGAATAATTACATCAGAATTATATCGATCACTGGGGGATGTTCTCCGTGATGTTGATGCCAAGGCCTTGGTGCGCTCTGACTTCCTTCTGGTGTATGGGGATGTCGTCTCAAACATTAATATTACCAGAGCCCTGGAAGAACACAG ATTGAGGCGgaagctagaaaaaaatgtatctgtgaTGACAATGATCTTCAAAGAGTCATCCCCTAGCCACCCAACTCGTTGCCATGAGGACAATGTGGTAGTGGCTGTGGATAGTGCCACAAACCGGGTTCTCCATTTCCAGAAGACCCAAGGCCTTCGAcggttttcttttcctctg AGTTTGTTCCAAGGCAATGGAGATGGAGTAGAGATTCGCTATGATTTACTGGACTGTCACATCAGCATCTGCTCTCCTCAG GTGGCTCAACTCTTTACAGACAACTTTGACTACCAAACTCGAGATGACTTTGTACGAGGCCTGTTAGTGAATGAGGAG ATCCTAGGAAACCAGATCCACATGCACGTGACAACTAGGGAATATGGTGCCCGGGTCTCCAACCTGCACATGTATGCAGCAGTCTGCGCTGATGTCATCCGCCGATGGGTCTACCCTCTCACCCCAGAGGCAAACTTCACTGACAACACAACCCAGAGCTGCACTCATTCCCGGCATAACATTTACCGAGGGCCTGAGGTCAGCCTGGGCCATGGCAGCATCCTAGAGGAAAATGTGCTTCTGGGTCCTGGCACTGTCATTGGCAGCAATTGCTTTATCACCAACAGTGTCATTGGCCCTGGCTGCCACATTG GTGATAACGTGGTGCTGGACCAGGCATACCTGTGGCGGGGTGTCCAAGTGGCTGCTGGAGCACAGATCCATCAGTCTCTGCTCTGTGACAATGCTGAAGTCAAGGAACAAGTTACGCTGAAGCCACACTGTGTTCTCACTTCCCAG GTGGTAGTGGGCCCAGACATCACGCTGCCTGAGGGCTCGGTGATCTCTTTACACCCTCCAGATGCAGAGGAAGATGAGGACGATGGTCAGTTCAGTGACGATTCTGGGGCTaaccaagaaaaggagaaagtgaaaCTAAAAG GTTACAATCCAGCAGAAGTCGGAGCTGCTGGCCAGGGCTACCTCTGGAAAGCTGCAGACATAaatgtggaggaggaagagggactaCGGCAGAATTTGTGGG GACTCAAAATCAACGTGGAAGAAGAGAGTGAAACTGAAAGTGAGCAGAGTATGGATTCCGAGGAGCTAGATAGCCGAGCGGGCTCCCCACAGTTGGATGACATCAAAG tgttccagaatgaAGTCCTAGGAACACTACAGCGGGGCAAGGAAGAGAACATTTCTTGTGACAATCTTGTCCTAGAGATCAACTCTCTCAA GTATGCCTACAACATAAGCCTAAAAGAGGTGATGCAGGTACTGAGCCATGTGGTCCTCGAGTTCCCCCTACAGCAAACGGATTCCCTGCTGGACCCAAACCGTTACTGTTCCCTGCTGCTTCCT CTGCTCAAGTCCTGGAGTCCTGTTTTTAGAAACTACATAAAGCGAGCAGCTGATCATTTGGAAGCATTGGCAGCCATTGAGGACTTCTTCCTGGAGCATGAAGCTCTTAGTACTTCCATGGCCAAG GTACTCATGGCTTTCTACCAGCTAGAGATCCTGGCTGAGGAAGCAATCCTGAGCTGGTTCAGCCAAAAGGATATGACTGACAAGGGCCGACAGTTGCGCAAGAACCAACAG CTGCAGAGGTTCATCCAGTGGctaaaagaggcagaagaggagtCATCTGAGGATGACTGA